AGCGGATGCTGAGCGGACAAAGCGAATGAGGAGCGAATGCCCAACATATGCAGAGCGATACTGCGGCAGTCACGTGACGGATCTCGACTGACGCACATTTTCCCAAATCATTTTGAGTAGTGACAGTGTCGAGTAACGTTGTGATTGTGAGAATGGCCCccaaaagaaggaaggagaagTCACCACCAAGTGCTGCTGATGTCATTACCCTCGACAGTCCTCAAGATTCCTGTATTCCTTCTGATGATCACGTTGACGATGATGTGGGGAGTCCAACATCCTCCATTACGTCTGGTGCCTCCAACTGTTCCTAGCCTGGACcttcagcgaaaaaaaaaaaagccagaggCAAACGCCGGGACTTTAATATCCCAAAAGTTCGATGAGAAGCTGATTATACAACCCGAACTGCCCTCGTCTTCTGATCCAGGCCCTGGTCCACATCGTTCTTCGATGTTTTCCTCTCCTCCGTTTTCTCTTGTCTTGGATGTATTTGGCGATTGCCAGCTGGTTTAGGTCATACTCATGTTGATGAACAGCTAGAAGATATTGCATCTGAAATCTCTGAGCGTCCTCCATTTCTGATGACCAACTGATAAATGCTACCTGTGCTGTCCAGATTTGCTGTGCGAATTTGGACGAACGGCGAACGAATGAGAAGCGAACGCAGAGCGACCACAACTTTCGATCAGCGGGCGCTAAGCGACCACGAAGCGTATTGTCATTCCGTTCGTCATCcgctcaagattttggacatgtcaaaaatcaaaatttgtctccggcggatctctgcgaatctctgcgaacagctagcggatacagcgaacgccaagcgggtcacgaacgatgagcaacggatgtgagcgtatctccaaattttcggatccgctgggcattcgttggctagatacgctctagtgtgacgggggcttaaAGGACACACATGTACTCTGTTTAAGTCCTTTTTCTATGGTTTCCTTCTATATGTGCATGCACACACGTAGACACACTTACCCTGCATATTGTTTGAAATCTCTCCCGGTACCTTTCCTCTCCACCCGCTCCCCCACAGATGCCCAAAAGATGAAGCTGCTCCCCGCCTGGATCCGAGAAGGCCTGGAGAAGATGGAGCAAGAGAAGCAGAAGAAGCTTGACAAGGAgcagaaggagaaggagagacGGGAACGCCTGGAGGCAGCCAAGCAGGCCGAGCAGGACATCGTCAACGAGGCCCGCATCGCTGCCGGTCTCCTCCCAAAGTCAAAATATGATGTGAGTGAAGGCAGAGATGCCAACTTTTACTTTCTGGGAGCAGTATTTAGAAACATCCATATTAAGCGCTTTAtgaatgtattgtattattattgttattagtagtagtattttATACTGTTTTATTACCAAAAAATACAGCAGGTTTCATGAAGCCTCATACAAGGATATTTTGTTTGGAACCAGCACTTAAACTATACCAAAAGATTTTGACATCATTACTTTGATACTCTGTAGATTTCttgaatttattttgatgatTCACAAACACTCTATGCTGGAGAGGATTGATAACCAACATCAATAATTGATCATTATTCATCCATATCCCTCGATTTTGACCATCACCCACCCCTGTAAATCGAATTTCAGGATAGCGATGATGAAGCAGACAAAGAAGGAGATAAAGGGCCTAAGGTGAAGGGGGAAAAACCAAAGGAGTCCCCTCCCGCCAGAAAACGATCTCCAGCCCCAGAGtctgaagaggaggaggaggagccatACATGACGGAGGAGGAAAAACAGCAGCAGATGGTAAGATGTCATCTTTTATCTGATAACATGCCAGCTACTCCTTACATTCGAATAGTAAAGAGCATCACATTTTCACTTTGACGagcattcatattcatattcgtgCTGTAGAGCAAATTACCAAAGGCATCCCTTTGTTGTAgatgaaaatacaagtacagcAGGACAGTCTAATTTGCAGTGTCTCGTGACCATGTGGAGTTggaaattctttgaaattcaTTTAATCCTTGTAAccttaagaagaagaaaaccaagagaaCAAGTAGTCCAGGCCCTGATTACGACAATGACaggacatttgctcctgcgacagttactctggtcttattttctccaaggacttaggtttaggattagggttgtgatagggttttaggtttagttttaTGTGAGGATCAGGGTTATGGTTAGCGTTATGCTTGTGGgttgaatttatgtttggcctagtgtgcagatatttcatgacaGCAATTGTCGCATGGGCAAATGTCATTGAACCTTGACTACAAGGTCAACAATTATGGTTGAGATGCCACAATTGCAGTTACTCAATGGTGAGAAAcccttttctcttctctctttgcAGATGATGAAGATCCGAAAGTGGATGACGGAAATCCTCCTGGAGGTGACCACCCAAGAGATGAAGTCTATATCATCCGAGGTTTATCGCAAAGCAAAGCTAAGGGCTGCTAAAGGTAGGAAGGGAGCGAGAATCCATTCAGAATTTGCATATAGTGACCGTCGTTTGGGAGATTACATTAATGAGTTCATGTCCATAATTTGATTTCTTGTTTATATTGTATGGCAcatgatttcttcattttttttttcctgcagctGTACCTGATGTACGATATCATGTTGCTTTTCTCTCTTTGATCTGTTTTAACTACTTCCAATTGTATTTGATTGAAATCTTACACATTTTGCAATCAGTATATGTGCATACATACTAGAACACAGGTATCCAgctatattatatattatatagaaaATATATTGTCAAGACAGCTGTTTATTCTTGACATGGTTGAGAAATTAAAAGAAGAAGctgaagaaaaacagaataatttttaTCGGGTTCCCTGCAATTTGATTCATCGGATctgtgatttcattttattttgttatttgttcTAGTTGCACTGAAAAATGTCCATGCTCTGTATCTTTACACACACTTTGTCTTATTAACAATTGAAAATACCGTCatagtttattttttgttttatttttccttatGATGATGTCAACTCCGGTATTTCTCATTTACAATTCAgagcttaaaggggatggctagtaaccgatcagtgggagtcagtgggaatgctgggggatgattgttccaatccttgtgggattcatttaagagtacattatatatctactgttgtgtgaaaatcatttgcttcagaacggtctcatattcaagtaatttgcagattaatgccccgtcactgaccaggcacgctaacctggaaacactaaactgcacattacttgaatatgagaccattctgaagcaaataattttcacacaacagtagatatataatgtactcttcaatgaatcccacaaggattggaacaatcatcctccagcattcccactaattcccactgatcagttactagccaccccctttaaaCTGTGCTTGTTGAAGCATCCTGTTTGCCAATGAAACTTATTTTGAATGGATGGCAGAATATTTCTCTGTTTACATTGCTGCACAGGTCCACTGGCACTTTTCCAATAGAATTTGACAGTCTTGTGCGTAAGGGGTCAAATGCCATTGTCCTCTGTTAACGTCAGTTTTTCCTTGGTTTCTAGCTCTCTAACGATTTCACGTGCAACTCTCATGGCGTGTGTTATTTTATAGCCCCAGCTCGCCAACTTTCAAATTCCACTGCATTGGCTTCCATTACTGGCCTCTCTGGTAAGTACCGTATTAAAATTGAGTATAAAACATGCTTTTTTTCGTGTGTGGATGCTGTTTGTTTCTGTAATTAGCTGAGTTCAGTTGTTTAAGTAGCTACACCAAAGATTTTTGCTCCATTCTTGCCCCCACCAAACTCATTAATTAAGATAACTTTTCCAAAGGCCCAGCTTTTTGTCACTCGtatcaatgaaatcaaattatgtGTAGCTTGTAGAGCTTGATGTAATGGTCGCAGCAAAGTCAGGAATGGTTTGCCCGACTGGGTATAGTAGCTATTAGTACCATAAGTGATGGGAAATTATTAGCATGTGACATAGTTGATTCATCCTTTGAAACTCATATTGCATGTGTGTAACATCTACCACGCAAGACCTTAGAGACAACTGTTCTGTCTGAGTAtatgacctttttttcttttttcttttttttttgtggtagtATTTGGAGAGGATTTGATGATATGCTATACCTTTTACACTCCACATTGAGAAAAATTTATTGAGAAAGAGAAGACAGGAACAAAAATTCTGAATTTCTTCACAAAACCTGTAGAGAGTTACTTAGGTCATGATGTGTGTTTTGTGAACACTGCAGATCGTAAATGTCAGAGACTCAAATAGAAGAGTCAGGAATGTAATATTGTAAACGAGTGCTGAGATATGAAGTGGTCAACCCTTTGCAGGTCTGACGTCGTACGGATCGGACAGCGATGAGGACAagagtgagggggaggaggagagaagGGATGAGGACTCGGACAGCTCGGACAGTGACCAGGAGCTTCAGAACAGCATCAAGGAAAAGAAGAGGGCGTGGCATCGCAAGAAGCATGAAAACAGTGAGTATTTGGCCGCCAAGCTTTCTTAGCTTTCCTCGGACTTGAGATGGCTACACAACGTATGtcgaaaattcatgaaaattgacttagtcacatatttcagtttgttttagtGTAATCTAACTCTGAAACAAATCCGGAAATCAGAACGCAGTCCGTGACTGAGATATGACAATCCCTCCCAGTGGGACTGTTATGATTTTGTTGACAAAACAACGTAAGCAACTTGCCCCTTCTCAACACGCGTTGTACATGAACTTTACAAAACAACGCATCTCCAGGATCTGCATGAAACACATTGTTTTGCCATCTAGTAATAGGCTGCGCGCCGTGTGTGGACCTCGGAATCGTGCACAGTCCATTGTGTTACATATATGTGCGCCATTGAcaacatttacattattttgctgTAGCAATACTGAAGTAGCATGGTTAGGTTGATGCAGTAAAACAACTTATGTttcaatttatgcaaattattctTGAAAATAAGGGGTCTAGTGAAAAGAAATTTGCATGCAATATATTGTTGATACAATTGCTCCTTTTAGGGTAAGATATGAAGTACTATAGAAAAAGAGCTGTACCTATGCAAAACTTTCAACTCAATTTACTGGAAAAGAGGTTGCATGTAGATACACTGTTTTGCCATTCAAGGCTGTCCTCTCTTGTGCAGTGTCTCTATGAAGATGATCACTCTTGGTTGGCTTGAAAAGATGATGAGGATGTTCTTGCCATACCAGTTGTAGGTTTTATGTATCAAGGAAGTGATGACATAGAGTTAACTGTGGCATGTTCTCACAAAAATTGATGTTACTTGGCCAGTAGATCTGTGAAATTCTTGACAGTGTAGGTGTCTTGAAAGTTGGGCCTCGACTCTTATTCGGACCACTTTGCTTCTGAATATTTCAGCCAtgtcaaaaccgattttcatcaaataaacttttcttTCCTtaaagaattgtatgctctttcatatttcttaaaggacaagttcaccttcataaacataaggattgagagaatgcaacaatattagtagaacacgtcagtgaaagtttgaggaaaattggacaatcgatgcaaaagtgatgaattttaaaaaaattttgagttggaaccgctggatgaggagactactacagcttgtgagtcatatgcgtacaacagtataaagaaaatgtaaagaaaattcaacatattattttcactttattgcgcataataaaagagcacttgacttgcctctttctaaaggcagggggaataatattacccataacatttgtcggtaacgagtcgggggaatgtgtacttttttcaaaagatgaaattttgtgaaattctctttatattttccttatacaatttgtattgttgtacgcatgtgacatctaagttattcacacactgcagtagtcttctcatccagcggttactgcacaaaaacttcaaaaattcataacttttgaacggattgtccgattttcctcaaactttcaatgatgtgttctactaatattgctacattctctcaatccttatgtttatgaaggtgaacttgtcctttaagtagtttctcattatctcacaaataaatcaataaataaaatctgatgccccatctcaaccaaaactctaCCACCCCTTTAATCATTCATAAAAAGTATCATTATATTGTCCTATGTGAAAAGACAACCTAACTGATGACCTTGCACTACATGTTCAGATATTAGTTGAGATTTACGGATGTTATGCTATAATTGTGTTGAAACTGGTGAATTTAGAAATAggaacataacataattatatatatatatatatatatatataaaacctaTGCAGGGAAATGTACAGGAAATCAGCTGTTCCCTGCCATGTGACAATACAGTTCTTGTATGGATAAAGAAAAGGCTCCATCACACTGCGATTAGACAATAGTCATATGATGCATAGTAACAAAGAGctgtatgtgtttgtgcattCCTCTCAGTGTTTGCAGATTCCGATGAGGAGGAGGAATCAAAAGACTCCAGGAGGAGGGCTGAATCTCCTGTCGAGGAGTCCAGCGACCGACCCGCGTTCATACGTccaaaggaggaggaggaggatccTGGGGAAGGCAGGGGGAACAAGAAAGAGTCCAAGACCGAGGGCTcgagggagggagaggagggtgGGGATGGGGAGCGGGATAGGAAAAAGAGCGGCGACAGGGACAAGAAAgacgggggagggggaaagaCCAAGCGGTTTGGGAGGTGGGACCAGAAGACCAAAGTGGTTCCAGAGAGCGAGTCAGAAAGCTCTAGCTCAGAGGACAGTgatagcagcagcagtagtagcagtgatgatgaggaggaggatgagaatGAGGGGGAGAACAGCAGCGATGGGGCTTCCAGTGAAGTGGAAGAAAAGAAGGGGAGCAGGAGGAGGGAAAGGAGTAGGAGTAAGGAGCGGAAAGGCGGGAGGGACAAACGAAAGGACGCTGAGGATGATGACAGGCATAGTGACAGAGAGagcaagagggagagagataagaagaagaaaagggaaagggataaagaaagagaaCGGGCAAGGGAAcgcgagagggagagagagaaggagaagagtGAAAAGAAAAGCCATCGCAGTAAGGATCGAGAGGACAAGTATGACGagaaggagaggaagagaagCAAGAAGGACTCTGAGAAGAGTAGCAGTAAGGAGAAGAGTAAGAGGAAAGACCAAAGGACTAGGGAAGTGGACGAGGAAGAGAGGATACGGGACAGGAACCCCAGTCGAGAGAGGGAGGTGGAGAGGGGTGGAGATAAAAGTAGAGACAGGAGCAGGGAGAGGAGTAGGGAAAGGAGTGTTGATAGAGAAAAGGAGCGGAAGAAAGATCGTCGCAGGGACGAGGATAGGGATAAGGACCGCGAACGCGACTCTCGGGATGGGGAAGTTAAAGAGCGCAGCAAGAGCAGGCGTCGCAATCGCTCTCGGAGCTCAGATAGCAAAGACTCTGCCGATAGTCCCAGAGACAGGAAGCGACGTCGGTCCCGGACTCC
The sequence above is drawn from the Diadema setosum chromosome 19, eeDiaSeto1, whole genome shotgun sequence genome and encodes:
- the LOC140242418 gene encoding uncharacterized protein, producing MWPVNQWQMQGQWGMQAQQQYQANAATDWAALAQEWIRQKEAADVQPAAPPVSEPPPLPPVGDFNNQPPLPPQIPPPAPPPPHDDGDKQGFDQMAHQLPAPPPPPQMPDVSQPPPPMSWDWNHQAPAMQFQQGSFSGPDADSGSIGQGGRMAPSQPPQRFDYAHGSGHGSGHGTGHGTGHGGGGGGSVQRFDHQHGLEGGGEAQDQHLAPSFHHQPPPPPPMQQPERFDYNHGGHSNDYHQEAYHHGYQPHHQQWHAPPRQEYQDMGMGRERMPRAQHYFEERGHDSKNHHRDYHQQPDFMREMQYSHHPYHEVEEEEPRPALDAQKMKLLPAWIREGLEKMEQEKQKKLDKEQKEKERRERLEAAKQAEQDIVNEARIAAGLLPKSKYDDSDDEADKEGDKGPKVKGEKPKESPPARKRSPAPESEEEEEEPYMTEEEKQQQMMMKIRKWMTEILLEVTTQEMKSISSEVYRKAKLRAAKAPARQLSNSTALASITGLSGLTSYGSDSDEDKSEGEEERRDEDSDSSDSDQELQNSIKEKKRAWHRKKHENMFADSDEEEESKDSRRRAESPVEESSDRPAFIRPKEEEEDPGEGRGNKKESKTEGSREGEEGGDGERDRKKSGDRDKKDGGGGKTKRFGRWDQKTKVVPESESESSSSEDSDSSSSSSSDDEEEDENEGENSSDGASSEVEEKKGSRRRERSRSKERKGGRDKRKDAEDDDRHSDRESKRERDKKKKRERDKERERAREREREREKEKSEKKSHRSKDREDKYDEKERKRSKKDSEKSSSKEKSKRKDQRTREVDEEERIRDRNPSREREVERGGDKSRDRSRERSRERSVDREKERKKDRRRDEDRDKDRERDSRDGEVKERSKSRRRNRSRSSDSKDSADSPRDRKRRRSRTPDDRRSRKDSRRSRSKERSSKRRKEKRKRDSSDEDSNASASRDRHSSRHKKSSSRRDRDRRRSRSDSEESERRSSRRKRHRDVSEDSSDSRADSLERSRGSTRSGKASSRKRRSRSSSRSRRR